A region of the Apium graveolens cultivar Ventura chromosome 6, ASM990537v1, whole genome shotgun sequence genome:
gtcaaaaaatataaaaataattttgaacCCATTGAATAAAATTAACAGATTTTTTCAGACTTCCAAGACCCGGGGAAAAAAAATTCGGCTCATATTTTACCGATTGGGCCGAGCCCATACTTCAACAATTAGGTCGAGTTTTTGAGTGCTATTGTCTCGGTTTATAAGTTTTGTGCCTATTATCAGCTTTAGTAGTTACAGATATTCGTATTCATGTAAAATCTGACTTTTTGCTATTTCAGTCCATTTTCAGATCAAAAGGTGATAACTAACTTCCGAATCTTAGATCGAAATTCCTACACATTTAGAAAATTTGTTAAAATtaagattattagatatattcTTTTGCTAAACAATTTTGACAGAGTGTTTAAAGATTGTGtcttaatttaaaaaataataattaaacctcacaaaaacttcttttttttatcgtagggaacCCCACGGGctcacgtgaaccaagataaaccgcaATTAAGCGACAAGCTCTGCTTGCATAATTATAAATTCTCCTCCCCTGAAATTTAAACTcgtgaccaagaggataattatccgCTTTTTAACCAATTTCGCCAACCATTGCGGACCACAAAAACTTCTTTTAACCTTGACTTTTAGGGGGATGTGTCATACAAAAAagttaatattattataattattcaCCATATTTTACAGATCGGAACGAGCCCATACTTCACCAATTAGGCCGAGTATATGAGTGCTATTGTTTTAATTTACAAGTCCTATGCATATTATCTGCTTTTATAGTTAGATATATTCGTATCCACATAAAACCCGATTTTTTGTTATTTCCGtcagttttaaaattaaaaagtGACAATTAACTTCCGAATCTTAGATCGAAATTCCTACACAATTAGTAATTCTGTTAAAATTAAAGTTATAATAAATATTCGTTTACCGAACAATTTTGACGAGTGATTACAGATTGTTTCTTAATATCAAGAAAAATTAATGAAATCCCGCAAAAAGTTCTCTTTAACCTTGTCTCTTCGGGAAATatgtcatataaaaaaattaatattaatataattattcACCATTCACATTCATGTCCAAAATGCCCATAGGTAGATTCCGACTTGCTCTGCATGTGGTATATATTTATGCATATTGGACACATAACCAGGCGCTACATCTATATTTTATCGAAATTCTGGTTCCGCTACTGCTGCTGCAGATACATTTCAACTATCGACATGGAGAGTTGCAAGTCAAAAAACCAGAACAGTGACTCAAAATATGGAAGTACCAACGAAAAAATGGTGAGCATTTTGGTTGTGGACGACGATAGAACTTGCTTATCTGTTGTAGCTAGTTTGTTAAAGGGATGCAGCTACCAAGGTGAGTTTATAACTCTATTCAGTTCTCTTGTTTATCATATCTGCTACTACTTAACATTTAGTTCAAATTAAGAGAAAATTGTTAAAAATTGCAGAACATTCCTCGTTCATTTTACTGATTTAAATTACCATCTCAAATATTTCGATTTGACATATTGATTTTGTTAGAATATAGTATCAGATCCATTGGGGCCTTTATATAACATTTTAAGGTTTTAGGTGAGTCGGTTATTTGACAGATTTTGCACCTAATATTTCTATATTTTGTTTTCTCATAGTTTTGACTGCCAAAGATCCTCTCGATGCTTTGTGCATTCTACAAACAGGGGCCATAAAGATTGATTTGATAGTATCAGACGTCCATATGCCGGGCCTGGATGGGTTTGAATTGCAACGAAGGATCCAGCAGGAATTTCAGATACCAGTTGTCTGTGAGTGTTATCAGTagcaattttaaattttaatcaataaataacCGCTTTTTCTTGAAAAATAGTTTTAACTAGTGCCATGCTCTGCATTTCTTGTATATTTCATTTTTTTCTGGAGTGCAGATTAATTAGTTAACGCCATTTAGAAGGCGAGAACCTCACTTTTACAAATAATTAATACCAATCTTCTGTTTTTTTAGCTGTCCAGGTTCCTCAATGATCTTTACTAACAAAAGAATCAAACTCTTAAAATTGTATTGTTTAGTGATGTCAGGTGACAGAGAAGCTAGTAAGCTATGCGAGGGAAGTGAAAGTGGAGCTTCTTTTTTCGTAATTAAGCCCATAACTGCAGAAGACTTGAAATCAATATGGGATTTCAGGAAccaatggaagaagaagctagataAAGGGAAAAACATAACATCCAATGATAGCTATGATAACGACAATGAAGATGATATCGGTAATAAGttatatgaaaagaaatccaagcGAAAGCTTCAGATAACTGATAACAACAATCATAATGATGGAGAAAACATAGCTATAGAAGGCGAAGCTTTGGTAATAAAAAAGAAGAACCTTAACTGGACACAAAGTCTCCATGGCAAGTTTTTAAGAGCTATGCAGTATCTAGGGTCTGAAGGTAAGATGTTACATTTTAACAAGTCTTTCACTACAGTTTAATAATTTAGATTATGTCTCACATGCTTGAATTGTTCGCGATGACTTTTTGTTGTAGGATCTATTCCGAGAAAAATTGTTAGCATTATGAATGTGCCGGGACTGAAGAGGGAAGAAGTAGCCAGTCACTTGCAAGTTAGCCCCCCCCCCCCTTTTCTCCTTTTCTGTTGTGTGACCAGAATCTCTAATTCTGCTGTTTTAGAATTATATTTCTCAAAATTGTCTAATGTCTTTATTGTTCTGACATTCATAGAATATCAAATCAAGCAAAAGAAAAGATTGGAAGCAGAACATGATCCAGACATGTTTAAAACTCTCCAAAATGGGAATAGGTGGTCCTCGTCATTTCTCAGCCATAAGGCACTACTAGGTTACGGAAAATCTAAGCTACTAACCAATCCAGGTAATTGAATAGCAGACACTATACTGCCAGACATTTGTTAACATGAATGATTCTGAATGAGCCTGGTTAAAAACTGTTTGATCTTTCATGCTACAGGTTTTGCCCGGACTTGCCTAATGAATGGCACTTATCCAAGTGAAATGTACCATATGAATCATAATGGCTTTTCTAGGCAAATACAGCCACCAGCCTGCTATAATGGCAGTGGACAAGAAGTTCATAGTACATTTGTTTCACAGAGAGATTTTGCATATCCTCAAATCAATTATGTTGTCACTGAGCAGCAAAACGAATCAACCGATGATGAGGTAAATTAACATAAATTTATCTTCTACTCTTTCTCTTCTATACATCATGTCtttcaatttaaaatttctacaagtgtaaatgaatgtcttcatcTTTGTCGGAAACAATTATGATTTTGGAGGTGCCTTTCTGGTAAACAAAGACATACCAAATGTTGACAAGGTGCCTACAAACCTTGATGAGGTACAGACTTAATATTTGCAAAATTATTTAGATATCGATATATTTCTGCATGATTATCTTCATCTTTCTCCTTTACGTGTTATCACATGTAGAACAAATATCAAGACTACTACGTCGGAAACAATTTTGATTTTGGAGATGCCTTTTTGGAAGAACAAGATATGCCAAATACTGACAAGGTGCACACAGAGCTTGATGAGGTATAGACTTAACATATGAAAAATTATTGAAATACCAAATATATTGCTGCATGGATATCTTCATCTTTCTCCTTTACGTGTTATCACATTTAGAACAACAATCAAGAGTTCTACATCGGAAATAATTTTGATTTTGGAGATACCTCTTTGGCAAATAAAGACATGATTTTGGAAAAAGATGCCCCAAATTATGAACTATCTTTTGTTGTCAAAAGAAATTTCTTGTGATATATATCACCATCACAGTTTTGATACAAGAGTTCCAGATCTCCAACAATACCATAAAAACATTCCCAAGAAAACCAACACCAAAACATACACTAAGAAAACCCACACATAATAAAATCGGGAATTGTTACGCA
Encoded here:
- the LOC141666309 gene encoding two-component response regulator ARR14-like, which codes for MESCKSKNQNSDSKYGSTNEKMVSILVVDDDRTCLSVVASLLKGCSYQVLTAKDPLDALCILQTGAIKIDLIVSDVHMPGLDGFELQRRIQQEFQIPVVCDREASKLCEGSESGASFFVIKPITAEDLKSIWDFRNQWKKKLDKGKNITSNDSYDNDNEDDIGNKLYEKKSKRKLQITDNNNHNDGENIAIEGEALVIKKKNLNWTQSLHGKFLRAMQYLGSEGSIPRKIVSIMNVPGLKREEVASHLQQKKRLEAEHDPDMFKTLQNGNRWSSSFLSHKALLGYGKSKLLTNPGFARTCLMNGTYPSEMYHMNHNGFSRQIQPPACYNGSGQEVHSTFVSQRDFAYPQINYVVTEQQNESTDDENKYQDYYVGNNFDFGDAFLEEQDMPNTDKVHTELDEYHDNRCNNTGTPNFETKGNRQSNDDQQGMGKDF